Part of the Aphis gossypii isolate Hap1 unplaced genomic scaffold, ASM2018417v2 Contig00299, whole genome shotgun sequence genome, ataataattctaataatacaCAGGATAATAGttcttttaacatttaacgAAGAAAATGTCAATTACGCTGGCTCGTCCTATATTAAGCTTCCTCcttctttaattaataagcGGACGAAAATTAACccacaaaataatgataattattgttttaaatgggCCATTCTGGCAAAACATGTAACGGGCCCAAATAAACATCGCGTGggtgaaaattattatcaacacgaacaaaaatataatttttcagggCTAACATTTTCAACACCGTGGAGTGaggttaaaatttttgaaaagaatAACCTGGGGGTGTCAGTTAACGTTTAcggagttaaaaaaatatctttagaacgtagtcatttttttttttttttttttttttaggttttaggTCATTGAGACCATACCGCCAAACAAATTTCTCTCCATCTATCTCTGTTTTCTGCCACTACTCTCCATGGTATCTCTGGTTCAATGTTTTCCACGTCTCTTTTTACACAGTCTTCCCAGCGTAAGCGTGGTCTTCCTAAGGGTCTCTTACCGACCGGGTTCTCTTCGATTGTTGTTCTGACTATGGATCCTACTCTCCGACATGCATGTCCAGCCCAGGTTAATCTTCTTTTCTTGATTTCATTCGCGATGTTCGGTCTCTGGAACAGCTCTTCGAGTTCTTTATTATGACGTTTACGCCATTCACTTGTGTTTGTGTCAAAGCATGGGCCGTAGATTTTCCGTAAGATTCTCCtttcaaatacttttagtCTGGTTTCTTCTGCTTTCCTAAGTGGCCATGTTTCCACGGCATACAGTACTATGGGTCGTATCAGGGTCATgtacatttgtattttcagGTTTGTCGATAATGTTCTTGAACTCAGTACTTTTCCAAgaccaaaaaaacttttgttgCCTTTTTGTATCCTAGCACTGACTTCCATCTTCAAATCGTTATCTTGTGTTATCAAGTGCCCCAAGTATTTGAAATGTGTTACTCTTTTGAATACATGCCCTTCTACATTCATGGATTGTCCTTGTTGATATTCTCTGTCCTGTCGACTTACAATCATGTACTCTGTTTTTTCGTCGTTTATCTCCAGTCCGACCTTACTAGCCATCGTGATAAGTTTCCTGCACACTTGTTTAACCGTTTCTTCAGTATCTCCTAATATTGCTATATCATCCGCATAAGCCAAGATATTTATGTTCGAGTTTCCCAATACTATTCTATCGTTACAATTTGTTGCTCTAATTACCTTTTCTAATATTAGGTTGAACAATATTGGTGATAGCGCATCTCCTTGTCTTAGACCTGTCCTAACCGTTGCTGGTTCTGACAATTCCGATGCTAcctttattttgatttctgtATTTTGCAGAGTGGcctcaattaattttattagtttgttCGGGAACTTAAACtcttttaatatgtttattagacTATGTCGGTGGACAGAATCGTATGCTTTTTTGAAATCTacaaatagtatacatatgcTTTTATTGAATTCCCATGATTTTTCTATGATCTGTCTTAAGCTGAAGATTTGATCTGTTGTTGATCTGTTGGGTCTAAAACCACCTTGGTAATCCCCCAGTATCTCTTACGCAAGGTTTAATCCTATCTAAAATGCAATAGGACAATATCTTGTAGACCACATTCAATAAGGCAATTCCTCTgtagttattacatatttgtgGGTCACCTTTTTTATGGATTGGACATACGACAGCGACATTCCAACCTTCTGGTAGTACTTCCCGCTCCCAAATGTTGGTTAGTAACCTATGTATATGTGTTAATGAATCCTCGTCTagcattttcataatttcCCCTTGTATACCATCCTCACCAGGTGATTTATAGTTCTTCAATCGCCTTATTTGTAATTCAATTTCTTGTTTTGACGGTATTGTACATTCGTTTAGGTTGGGTTCTGTCCTGGTCCAAGTAAAGGTTTCTCTGGGGTCGTTGCAGTTAAGCAGATGTTCGAGATACGTTTTCCACCTCTCTACAATATCTGATCGTGCAGTAATTAGTGTTCCATCTTCCTTTACTAAGaacttttcatattttttgtaacctCCCTTtagtgtattaatttttttgtataattggcGTGTATTATGTTCATTGTGATATTTTTCTGCTTCTTCCAAGATGTTTTTCGTATAGACTCTTTTTTCGTACTTAAAGGTTCGGCTTGCTTCTCTTCTGCTttcattatactttattttgttttcttcgTGGGAAGGGTCATTAAGGTACaagtttctaaattttttcctTTGATTTAGGGCTTTCTCACACCTCTCATTGAACCATggttttttagtgttttttggTTTTCCCAGGACTTCAGCTGATGTTTCTTTTATTGTCTCCTGTACCCTCCtccacatattatttattgagtctatactatctatatttaattccCTGCTGCGTTTGTGTATCTCActtttaaaacgtttacagAGAATTTCATCTGTGAACTTAGTAATATCATATCTGTCTATTACCGTTGGCCTTGTTGCCACCTTTCTCTTCAGTCttgctttaatttttaccttaaCCAAATAGTGGTCAGAGTCACAGTCCGCTCCTCGCATCGTTTTGACATCCGTAATACTGTTTTTGAACCTGTCATTGACTAGTACATGGTCAATTTGATTTGTGTGATTACCATCTGGTGACTTCCGTGTTCCCTTATTGATCTTTTTATGGGGAAACATTGTGCTCTTGATCACTAAGCCTTTGCTCGTTGCAAAGTCGATTAGGTTGAGGCCGTTATTGTTAGATACTTCGTGCAAGCTATGGTGGCCAATGGttggtttaaatattaattcttttcCTACTTTTGCATTAAGGTCTCCTAATATAACCACTATTCTGTTATTAGGTATCCCATCTACTACGTTCGTTAATCCATCATAGAAGTCGTCTTTTTCTTCTTGAGTCTTTTCCTCAGTAGGGGCATGAACACTAATAATTGTGAGATTAAACCAGTATgctttaattgttaatagtgATATTCTCGGGTTAAATGTCTTAAATTCCATTACGTTTGGTACCATTGACTTATGAACTATGAAACCCGTACCAAATTGTCGTCGATCATCGCAGTCCCCATAGAAAATGGTATGATTATTAATGTCCAAGGATCCCGTTCCTTGCCATCTAATTTCTTGGATAGCCacgattttaagtttatatctCCCTATTTCTTGCGTCACTGTATGTGCCGCTCCAATGCTGTATAATGTGCGAACGTTCCATGTACCCAAAGATATTTCCGATTTCCAGTTTCCATTTTTGTTTTCCTTATCTCCACTATTCCGAGGCTTTTTGTTTGGTTCCTGaacataagtttttttacGAGGCTGGGTTGTTAACCCAGCGCCCAACCCCCAACCTGGAGGGCCAGACCACTCCAATCACTTAAGACCAGAGTGGGACTATTGCAGTGCCCAATGAAGGGTACTGGGCGATGGGGACGCTAC contains:
- the LOC126553677 gene encoding uncharacterized protein LOC126553677 codes for the protein MEFKTFNPRISLLTIKAYWFNLTIISVHAPTEEKTQEEKDDFYDGLTNVVDGIPNNRIVVILGDLNAKVGKELIFKPTIGHHSLHEVSNNNGLNLIDFATSKGLVIKSTMFPHKKINKGTRKSPDGNHTNQIDHVLVNDRFKNSITDVKTMRGADCDSDHYLVKVKIKARLKRKVATRPTVIDRYDITKFTDEILCKRFKSEIHKRSRELNIDSIDSINNMWRRVQETIKETSAEVLGKPKNTKKPWFNERCEKALNQRKKFRNLYLNDPSHEENKIKYNESRREASRTFKYEKRVYTKNILEEAEKYHNEHNTRQLYKKINTLKGGYKKYEKFLVKEDGTLITARSDIVERWKTYLEHLLNCNDPRETFTWTRTEPNLNECTIPSKQEIELQIRRLKNYKSPGEDGIQGEIMKMLDEDSLTHIHRLLTNIWEREVLPEGWNVAVVCPIHKKGDPQICNNYRGIALLNVVYKILSYCILDRIKPCVRDTGGLPRWF